A single window of Malus sylvestris chromosome 5, drMalSylv7.2, whole genome shotgun sequence DNA harbors:
- the LOC126624294 gene encoding protein STICHEL-like 3, whose translation MTRAVRNRILKDANGDTSDHLRNHIHLTNCIHLKNHMHKQSPILADRSLMRDLVVLQRSRSLRDPSASPPSWHSPSILDMLSRRGENDALVREGRRSVGSEYRRDARRLSAGSPPLASLATPKVAQREANAGNDGVAGTSEHGSKSGVRDGGKIRREESSQKSNRSESLGGNEEPPLDQNGNDLTHDALSGNSESKIRRSKQKGKHTQGAQMKTLSEQLNDVRMDTDDVASSNIHLPGRRSRQGRISEEPEVSARGYCSGLSRVKRRRFRGARRSRASVASRDFGAQHGLSVASNSIAQGSAHRKYHMEQGADEYGEQNVTRAPRNGCGIPWNWSRIHHRGKTFLDIAGRSISCGLSDSRLKKGDLAAHGRDISDMPMATDNSSVSTKSEPEALPLLVEASGSQASSDNAGWVHDYSGELGIYADNLFKHDVGSDYASEARSGDQRKLRGHRRRRHQNLTQKYMPRTFRDLVGQNLVAQALSNAVMKKKVGLLYVFYGPHGTGKTSCARIFSRALNCQSLDHPKPCGFCNSCIAHDMGKSRNIKEVGPVSNFDFDSIMDLLDNMSISQLPSQCRVFIFDDCETLSPECWSALSKVIDRAPRHVVFVLVCSSLDVLPHIIISRCQKFFFPKLRDADIIYSLQWIAAKEDIEIDKDALKLISSRSDGSLRDAEMTLEQLSLLGQRISVPLVQELVGLISDEKLIDLLDLALSADTVNTVKNLRMIMETGVEPLTLMSQLATVITDILAGSYDYRKERRRRKFFRNQPLSKEDMEKLRQALKTLSEAEKQLRMSNDKLTWLTAALLQLAPDQQYMLPSSSGGTSFHQSPLALNNVSGRDAVRRDSEQDEMPNYENGLPANARNSVSSGKGMSLDRKHHAGTAMVSQQMATSSAEITRVNGRQIHGKSHKGIEEIWLEVLEKIPYNRVKEFLYQEGKLTSVSFGAAPTAQLMFSSHMTKSTAEKFRAQILQAFEIVLGSPLTIEIRCESKRNSKEWAQMPIIIPASKDGSSQIRDENTFSAREVGTSEIVEVAASPMESKGSGQMHNQKKPTMAIIPEKQQSQSQSIVRSKVSLAHVLQHSELQRGWSQRKAVSIAEKLEQDNLRLESRSRSLLCWKASRVTRRRLSRLKIRARRPHSLLKLVSCGKCLSSRSPRAV comes from the exons ATGACCAGGGCTGTTCGCAATAGGATACTCAAGGATGCGAATGGTGATACTAGTGATCATCTGCGCAACCACATTCATTTGACAAATTGCATTCACTTGAAGAACCATATGCACAAGCAAAGCCCCATATTGGCTGACAGGTCACTTATGAGGGACCTTGTCGTCCTTCAGAGGTCGCGATCTCTCAGGGACCCTTCTGCCAGTCCGCCCTCATGGCATTCGCCTTCCATTCTTGATATGCTTTCCAGAAGAGGTGAAAATGATGCCTTGGTGCGTGAGGGGAGAAGGTCAGTAGGAAGTGAGTATCGAAGGGATGCCAGGAGGCTATCAGCAGGTTCTCCACCTTTGGCAAGTTTAGCGACACCAAAAGTTGCTCAACGTGAGGCTAATGCGGGAAATGATGGTGTGGCCGGAACCAGTGAACATGGAAGCAAGAGTGGAGTTAGGGATGGTGGGAAAATTAGGAGAGAAGAATCTAGTCAGAAGAGTAATAGAAGTGAAAGTTTGGGTGGCAATGAGGAGCCTCCGCTAGACCAGAATGGTAACGATTTGACTCATGACGCTCTTTCTGGGAATTCAGAATCCAAAATTAGAAGAAGTAAACAAAAGGGAAAGCACACCCAAGGTGCTCAAATGAAGACTCTCTCAGAGCAGTTGAATGATGTTAGGATGGATACTGATGATGTAGCGTCCTCTAATATCCACCTGCCTGGAAGACGGTCCAGGCAGGGAAGAATCTCTGAGGAACCGGAGGTCAGCGCTCGGGGCTATTGCAGTGGACTAAGTAGGGTAAAAAGGCGGAGATTTCGAGGTGCAAGAAGAAGCCGTGCTTCTGTAGCGTCCAGAGACTTTGGAGCTCAGCATGGTTTATCTGTAGCTtctaattctatagctcaaggGTCAGCTCACCGAAAGTATCACATGGAACAGGGAGCGGATGAGTATGGTGAGCAAAATGTCACAAGGGCTCCTAGAAACGGGTGTGGGATTCCCTGGAATTGGTCGAGAATCCATCATAGAGGTAAAACATTCCTTGACATTGCTGGAAGGAGCATTTCTTGTGGTTTATCTGATTCAAGGTTGAAGAAGGGTGATCTGGCTGCCCATGGTAGAGATATTTCTGACATGCCCATGGCAACTGATAACTCGAGCGTTTCTACTAAATCTGAACCTGAGGCACTTCCTTTACTAGTTGAAGCATCTGGATCACAGGCAAGCTCTGACAATGCTGGTTGGGTACATGACTATTCTGGTGAACTTGGTATTTATGCAGATAATTTATTCAAGCATGATGTCGGTTCCGACTATGCTTCTGAAGCTAGATCTGGTGATCAACGCAAATTGAGGGGACACCGCCGTCGTAGGCACCAAAATCTGACGCAAAAATACATGCCGAGAACCTTTAGAGATCTTGTGGGGCAGAATTTGGTGGCACAGGCTCTTTCAAATGCTGTCATGAAAAAGAAAGTTGGGTTGCTATACGTGTTCTATGGTCCTCATGGCACAGGGAAAACATCATGTGCTCGCATATTTTCTAGAGCTCTAAATTGCCAGTCTCTGGATCATCCCAAGCCTTGTGGCTTTTGCAATTCTTGCATTGCACATGATATGGGCAAGAGTAGAAATATAAAGGAAGTTGGGCCTGTTAGTAACTTCGACTTCGATAGCATTATGGACCTACTTGACAATATGAGTATTTCCCAACTGCCATCACAGTGCAGAGTGTTTATCTTTGATGATTGTGAAACATTGTCCCCTGAGTGCTGGAGTGCCTTATCGAAGGTCATTGATCGAGCACCGAGACATGTGGTTTTTGTCCTTGTCTGTTCAAGTCTTGATGTTTTGCCTCACATAATCATATCCAGGTGTCAAAAGTTCTTTTTCCCTAAGCTAAGGGATGCAGATATTATTTACAGTTTGCAATGGATAGCAGCCAAAGAAGATATAGAAATTGACAAGGATGCACTGAAACTTATTTCGTCAAGGTCGGATGGTTCATTGAGGGATGCTGAGATGACTCTAGAGCAACTGAGTTTGCTTGGCCAGAGAATCTCAGTTCCTCTTGTTCAGGAACTG GTTGGGCTTATATCTGATGAGAAATTGATAGATCTTCTTGATTTAGCATTATCTGCAGACACAGTTAATACTGTGAAGAATTTGAGAATGATAATGGAAACTGGAGTTGAGCCATTAACTTTGATGTCACAACTTGCAACGGTAATTACAGATATACTTGCTGGCAGCTATGATTATAGAAAAGAAAGGCGTAGAAGGAAGTTCTTTCGGAACCAACCAT TATCAAAAGAAGACATGGAGAAGTTGCGTCAAGCTTTGAAAACTTTATCTGAGGCCGAGAAACAATTGAGGATGTCAAATGACAAGTTAACATGGCTAACCGCTGCACTTCTCCAACTTGCTCCTGATCAACAGTATATGTTGCCTAGTTCTTCTGGAGGCACAAGTTTCCATCAGAGTCCGTTGGCCTTAAATAATGTGAGCGGAAGGGATGCGGTCAGGAGAGATAGTGAACAAGATGAGATGCCAAATTATGAGAATGGCTTGCCAGCAAATGCTCGAAATTCTGTAAGTTCTGGAAAAGGTATGAGTTTAGATAGAAAACATCATGCTGGTACGGCTATGGTTTCTCAGCAGATGGCTACAAGCTCCGCTGAAATAACCAGGGTAAATGGGAGGCAAATCCATGGCAAAAGCCACAAAGGAATTGAAGAAATTTGGTTGGAGGTGCTTGAGAAAATTCCGTATAATCGCGTAAAAGAATTTTTGTACCAAGAAGGGAAGCTGACCTCGGTTAGTTTCGGTGCAG CACCCACTGCGCAGTTGATGTTCTCTTCGCATATGACCAAATCTACCGCAGAGAAGTTCAGAGCGCAGATTTTGCAGGCATTTGAGATTGTTCTAGGGTCTCCCCTGACAATTGAGATTAGATGTGAatcaaaaagaaatagtaaagAATGGGCCCAGATGCCTATTATTATACCAGCTTCAAAGGATGGTTCATCCCAGATTAGAGATGAAAATACGTTCAGCGCCCGTGAAGTGGGGACGAGTGAAATTGTTGAAGTAGCTGCTTCTCCTATGGAAAGCAAAGGTAGTGGTCAAATGCATAACCAAAAGAAACCAACCATGGCGATAATTCCAGAAAAACAACAAAGCCAGAGTCAAAGCATTGTTAGGAGCAAGGTGTCCCTTGCACATGTACTTCAGCACTCAGAGTTGCAACGTGGATGGTCACAACGTAAAGCAGTTTCTATTGCTGAAAAGCTCGAACAGGATAATTT GAGACTGGAATCTCGATCGAGAAGTTTGCTTTGCTGGAAAGCGTCTAGAGTAACTCGTCGAAGG